The Sediminispirochaeta bajacaliforniensis DSM 16054 genome includes a window with the following:
- a CDS encoding glycosyltransferase family 2 protein produces MKDDNKLISVMIPTYNQEHFIAQAVDGILRQDYENIEVIISDDCSTDGTFEKIKSFLDDPRISYYRNEVNIGRVENYRKTLYERTHGDWVINVDGDDILTERHYFSHAMKIAQENKNISIIYADKGVISTDQAPSYKSTLSETDFRILLGEEIFLSYWKKHYQLNHLTALYDRELALSIDFYCSDIISSDLESLLRLLPGHNVVYIPKIVGMWRSHGDNASRIQDVDARLENITYVMTVYNYLKEHNYYSRIKREYWKNKMLYYRIRSSIAILLAKEGVKGGFEFWRKSLSQYPLLTLLSAFDARTIYHLLQRWLPLFRAEHEEI; encoded by the coding sequence ATGAAAGATGATAATAAGCTCATATCGGTAATGATTCCAACGTATAATCAAGAACACTTTATCGCTCAGGCTGTGGATGGAATATTGAGGCAGGATTATGAAAATATTGAGGTAATCATATCTGATGATTGCTCTACCGATGGCACATTTGAAAAGATAAAATCGTTCCTCGATGATCCTCGCATTAGTTATTATCGAAACGAAGTTAACATAGGAAGGGTTGAGAATTATAGAAAAACCTTATATGAACGAACGCACGGGGATTGGGTCATTAATGTCGATGGCGATGATATCCTTACCGAACGTCATTATTTTTCGCATGCGATGAAGATTGCACAAGAAAATAAAAATATTTCCATTATCTATGCTGATAAGGGTGTCATATCTACTGACCAGGCTCCATCTTATAAAAGTACCTTATCTGAGACAGATTTTAGAATTTTGTTGGGAGAGGAGATTTTCCTTTCATATTGGAAGAAGCATTATCAACTAAATCATTTAACGGCTCTTTATGACCGGGAACTAGCGCTTTCCATAGATTTTTATTGCTCTGATATTATCAGTTCCGATTTGGAGTCTCTTTTACGCTTACTTCCCGGGCATAATGTCGTATATATTCCGAAGATAGTTGGCATGTGGAGAAGCCATGGTGATAATGCGAGCAGAATCCAGGATGTGGATGCCCGCTTGGAAAACATCACCTACGTGATGACAGTATATAATTATTTGAAAGAACATAATTATTATTCGCGAATCAAAAGAGAGTACTGGAAAAATAAGATGCTCTATTATCGTATCAGATCGAGTATCGCAATTTTGCTGGCAAAAGAGGGCGTGAAGGGTGGATTCGAATTCTGGAGAAAATCATTATCGCAATATCCTTTGCTGACACTTTTGTCTGCATTTGATGCGCGTACGATATACCATCTATTGCAAAGATGGCTTCCCCTGTTTCGAGCGGAACATGAAGAAATATAG
- the rfbD gene encoding dTDP-4-dehydrorhamnose reductase, with translation MIWLVGCKGLLGREVADVLERKQLQYIGTDIEVDITDSEVAKKFVAQQNGIDWIINCAGYTAVDKAEDEPEATEKLNVFGPRYLGMAAEEIGARIIHVSTDYIFGSTGDSIDRPLEECDPAAPECVYGRTKLAGEFAIKKATRRAFIIRTAWLYGTWGKNFVFSMLQLFKERSMVKVVRDQIGCPTWSRVMAEFIAEIIERNSDNYGVYHFCGRGQASWYEFSLEIARLAQELGIQKKRVLIEPCTSDEFASRAKRPKWSVLSTVATEAAFGIKTKPWQESLGKFMSMINEQH, from the coding sequence ATGATATGGTTAGTTGGATGCAAGGGATTACTTGGACGGGAGGTTGCTGATGTTTTGGAAAGGAAACAACTACAATATATCGGTACCGATATAGAAGTTGATATCACTGATAGTGAGGTAGCCAAAAAATTTGTAGCACAGCAAAATGGCATCGATTGGATTATTAATTGTGCAGGCTACACCGCTGTAGATAAGGCTGAAGATGAACCTGAGGCTACCGAAAAATTGAACGTCTTCGGGCCTCGTTATTTAGGAATGGCGGCTGAAGAGATTGGTGCAAGGATTATTCACGTCTCAACGGACTACATATTTGGTTCTACAGGGGATTCGATTGACAGGCCGCTGGAGGAATGTGATCCTGCTGCTCCTGAGTGTGTGTACGGCCGGACCAAATTGGCTGGGGAGTTTGCAATAAAGAAGGCAACTCGACGTGCCTTTATAATTCGTACAGCCTGGCTCTATGGTACGTGGGGAAAGAATTTTGTATTCAGTATGCTGCAGCTATTCAAAGAACGCAGCATGGTCAAGGTTGTCCGGGATCAAATTGGCTGCCCGACTTGGAGCCGTGTAATGGCCGAATTTATTGCCGAAATAATCGAAAGGAATTCCGATAACTATGGGGTATACCATTTTTGTGGGAGAGGGCAAGCTAGTTGGTATGAATTCAGTTTGGAAATTGCCCGTTTAGCGCAAGAATTGGGTATCCAAAAAAAACGAGTTTTAATCGAACCTTGCACCAGCGATGAATTTGCTTCTCGGGCGAAACGACCAAAATGGTCTGTATTATCGACGGTTGCAACTGAAGCGGCTTTCGGTATAAAGACAAAACCATGGCAAGAGAGCCTTGGTAAGTTCATGAGCATGATAAACGAACAACATTAG
- a CDS encoding lipopolysaccharide biosynthesis protein, whose protein sequence is MIKKWFSDTFFKRLIKNVSVLISGNVVASLFGIISMTIAMKSLGALAYGSFILIQTYILSIDGLLNFQSWQALIKYGSDAISENNQSELKKYIKLGFLLDVASAVLGLLCALLLVKFAGRWFRWDGTTQRLATIYSLFIISHIYGTPIGILRLFNRFSLISVQKIAMSITKVIVLLLLLIKGINLYNYTLAVLAIEVFGNLLLVAFSLYTLKAEGLEDWMYGSIKKSKQFLQFSIWSNLNTTIALPVKEFDKILVAKLISKEALAVYDLFKKISQILSKFVNPIYQAIYPELAKLIADGKLKKAIHSFFKIVIIIFSTSIVPVIVFTFLSKNILAYLFSKNFIHYWYVLSMYVFIRMIGVSFTALDPLVTAMGLIQHRFWITCIANCLYLVVAWFLGSQYGLLGITFALGLQSFMTIAIKLIIVQQKSSNSNER, encoded by the coding sequence ATGATCAAAAAATGGTTCAGCGATACATTTTTTAAGCGATTAATAAAAAATGTATCCGTTTTAATATCGGGCAATGTTGTTGCCTCGCTCTTTGGGATTATCTCCATGACCATAGCGATGAAATCCCTAGGGGCCCTTGCGTATGGATCCTTTATCCTGATTCAGACCTATATTCTTTCTATTGATGGATTGCTTAATTTCCAATCCTGGCAAGCACTTATAAAATATGGATCTGATGCAATTTCGGAAAATAATCAATCCGAACTAAAAAAATATATCAAGTTAGGTTTCTTGCTTGATGTTGCCAGTGCTGTATTAGGCCTTCTTTGTGCCCTCTTGTTAGTGAAATTCGCCGGTAGGTGGTTCCGTTGGGATGGCACAACGCAACGTTTAGCCACGATCTATTCGCTCTTTATTATTTCTCACATTTACGGTACGCCAATCGGCATATTACGGCTTTTTAACCGCTTTTCGTTGATTTCTGTACAAAAAATTGCAATGTCGATAACAAAAGTAATAGTACTGTTACTTTTGCTGATAAAAGGAATCAATCTTTATAACTACACGCTTGCGGTTTTGGCCATTGAAGTGTTCGGTAATTTATTGTTGGTTGCTTTCTCGTTGTATACGTTGAAGGCCGAGGGGCTGGAGGACTGGATGTATGGCTCCATAAAGAAGAGCAAGCAATTCCTTCAGTTTTCTATCTGGAGTAATCTCAATACCACCATTGCCTTGCCCGTAAAAGAATTCGATAAAATACTTGTAGCAAAACTGATATCCAAAGAAGCTCTTGCTGTATACGATTTATTTAAGAAGATATCTCAAATCCTTTCGAAATTTGTTAATCCGATATATCAGGCGATCTATCCCGAATTGGCAAAGTTAATCGCGGATGGAAAGTTAAAAAAGGCTATCCATAGTTTCTTCAAGATTGTTATTATAATATTCAGCACTTCCATTGTTCCTGTGATAGTATTTACTTTTTTATCCAAAAATATTCTTGCCTATTTGTTTAGTAAAAATTTTATTCACTACTGGTATGTTCTAAGTATGTATGTTTTTATTCGTATGATAGGAGTTTCTTTTACGGCCCTTGATCCTTTGGTTACAGCAATGGGCCTTATACAGCATAGGTTCTGGATTACCTGCATTGCAAATTGCTTGTATTTGGTGGTCGCTTGGTTTTTAGGCTCCCAGTACGGCCTTTTAGGCATTACCTTTGCTTTAGGTCTACAGTCGTTTATGACAATTGCGATAAAACTAATTATTGTTCAGCAAAAGAGTTCCAACAGTAATGAAAGATGA
- the rfbC gene encoding dTDP-4-dehydrorhamnose 3,5-epimerase has product MPFEFKRLAIEGLVVVQPHAFADERGFFMETYKASAFQTAGIHEIFVQDNHSRSRKNVVRGLHFQRTPHGQGKLVRCVAGVVWDVAVDLRVGSPTYKQWYGLELSAENKRMFFLPPGFAHGFAVLSDTAESVYKVTAEYAPESDGGIRWNDPDIGIKWPISEDEALISEKDRGLPWLSDLEEPYA; this is encoded by the coding sequence ATGCCGTTTGAATTCAAAAGGTTGGCCATTGAAGGGCTTGTCGTTGTACAACCACATGCCTTTGCGGATGAGCGGGGATTTTTCATGGAAACGTATAAAGCATCTGCATTTCAGACGGCTGGTATTCATGAGATATTTGTGCAAGATAATCATAGTCGATCACGAAAAAACGTAGTGCGAGGATTACATTTTCAGCGGACTCCTCATGGTCAGGGGAAATTGGTTCGATGTGTCGCTGGGGTGGTGTGGGATGTTGCCGTTGATTTACGGGTTGGGTCTCCTACCTATAAACAATGGTATGGCCTGGAACTTTCTGCAGAAAACAAGCGCATGTTTTTTTTGCCGCCAGGCTTTGCTCATGGATTCGCTGTATTAAGCGATACTGCAGAGTCGGTCTATAAAGTAACTGCTGAATACGCTCCAGAAAGCGACGGAGGGATACGGTGGAATGATCCCGACATAGGAATCAAGTGGCCTATTAGTGAAGATGAAGCTTTGATTTCGGAAAAAGATAGAGGCCTCCCATGGCTTAGCGACTTGGAAGAACCATACGCATGA
- a CDS encoding capsule assembly Wzi family protein produces the protein MICLVFFHPLFSFSELLPATIRIENSFLLGSGDDLPHWLTANSWGTTEDTDIQDVIDISFAQLFKINDIISFIYGFDVATNVSESSSISIEELYYQFNLYGFSVYAGKKRQTLGDVYEPLSTGSMVVSEHASPIPRISAGFFDYVPVPFTRNILEVKGLISHGWFQGDRYTDGILLHEKALYGKINLPFGISPYVGLVHEAMWGGSNDIGEDGGITWENFWRIFFADEGGDDAPTNEQLNRLGNHLGIWDFGIYGEIAGLDLHAYYQHFFEDRSGLKFFQNGIDGLWGLSIEHLPFHYIDTFLYEYVQTTDQSGDVHNIGDEILGGFDRYYDNWFYQNGWTHLNSVIGNSFFSTIGSDEDLKIANNRMKIHHVGIHGSIAALLEYTALCSFARYYPAYVLDADNNLVSLYDREEYLIHTYFELERKSLFNYGYLSGRIGIGYDFGSLEDSFGLLISAEWNF, from the coding sequence TTGATATGCCTTGTTTTTTTTCATCCCCTGTTTTCTTTTTCGGAATTATTACCTGCAACGATACGAATTGAAAATAGCTTCCTTTTGGGATCGGGCGATGATCTTCCCCATTGGCTTACTGCCAATAGCTGGGGTACAACCGAAGATACGGATATACAGGATGTAATAGACATCTCATTTGCTCAACTTTTTAAAATAAACGACATAATCAGCTTCATCTACGGTTTTGATGTCGCGACTAATGTATCTGAATCTTCGAGTATATCGATCGAAGAATTATACTACCAGTTCAACCTCTACGGCTTTTCGGTGTATGCCGGAAAAAAAAGGCAAACCTTGGGCGACGTGTATGAACCTCTTTCCACTGGTTCAATGGTGGTAAGCGAACATGCATCACCAATACCACGCATAAGCGCCGGTTTTTTCGACTATGTTCCTGTTCCCTTTACACGCAATATCCTTGAGGTAAAGGGATTAATCTCCCATGGTTGGTTCCAGGGAGATCGTTATACGGACGGTATTTTGCTGCATGAAAAAGCTCTTTACGGGAAGATAAATCTTCCCTTTGGGATTTCACCCTATGTCGGTTTGGTTCATGAAGCCATGTGGGGTGGTTCAAATGATATAGGAGAAGACGGCGGTATTACCTGGGAGAATTTCTGGCGTATTTTTTTCGCAGACGAAGGGGGCGACGATGCCCCGACAAATGAACAGCTCAATAGGTTGGGCAATCATCTCGGTATCTGGGATTTCGGAATTTATGGCGAGATTGCAGGTCTTGACCTGCACGCCTATTATCAACACTTTTTTGAAGATCGAAGCGGATTGAAATTCTTCCAGAATGGAATTGATGGCCTATGGGGGCTTTCGATCGAACATCTGCCCTTTCATTATATTGATACGTTCCTGTATGAGTATGTACAAACTACTGACCAAAGTGGTGATGTTCATAATATTGGTGATGAAATCTTAGGCGGTTTTGATCGTTACTACGACAACTGGTTTTATCAAAACGGTTGGACCCACCTCAATTCGGTGATTGGAAACAGCTTCTTTTCGACTATTGGGTCTGATGAAGATTTGAAAATTGCCAACAACCGTATGAAGATCCATCATGTGGGAATACATGGGAGCATCGCAGCCCTTCTTGAATATACCGCGCTCTGTTCTTTTGCCCGCTATTATCCGGCATATGTTCTTGATGCTGACAATAATCTTGTAAGCTTGTATGACAGGGAAGAATATCTCATACATACCTATTTCGAATTGGAGCGTAAGAGTTTGTTTAATTATGGCTATCTATCCGGTCGAATAGGTATCGGTTATGATTTTGGTTCATTAGAAGATTCCTTTGGTCTTCTGATTTCGGCAGAGTGGAATTTTTGA
- a CDS encoding glycosyltransferase family 4 protein, which produces MKKYRILGLLLNNELRTGGHRRYLELLSGLAAKGHSVHVVVNQDMQLPFTVECTLLPISVKSGRKRAVAFQKSVRQNVGNITERVPAIDLVVVFGETHYFAGLFLKKYYHAKLLFSFRSNVIQEDLYKLKSENMNIGGRLKLCVEMGKYWWYEKLIAKNADMIIFQSRYDQGSFLSRNGSAGEKCRIIGGNICTPWFAAEFSGANKSRSLRNILYIGSINMRKGIRFLLDAFELLCADNNDLTLTIIGFGPDEEKLRDRVLHSTARKQINVVGRCRDPFPYLQDTDVLVVPSLFDSYPNVVLEAIFTETALLASRTGGIPEMLEYDELLFEPGSAVAIQTRIEGLYDEKAFSRNKALVKKLRAKFEFDWVAEFEKLIYAIL; this is translated from the coding sequence ATGAAGAAATATAGAATATTAGGCCTCTTATTAAATAATGAGCTCCGAACCGGCGGGCACCGTCGTTATTTGGAGCTCCTTTCGGGGCTTGCGGCAAAGGGACACAGCGTCCACGTTGTAGTGAATCAGGACATGCAACTCCCCTTTACCGTGGAATGCACGCTGCTGCCAATCTCCGTAAAAAGCGGCCGTAAAAGGGCTGTAGCGTTTCAAAAAAGCGTGCGCCAAAATGTCGGGAACATCACTGAGCGTGTTCCGGCTATAGATCTTGTTGTGGTCTTTGGTGAAACACACTATTTTGCAGGGCTATTCCTCAAGAAATACTATCATGCAAAGCTGCTTTTCTCTTTTCGCAGCAATGTTATCCAGGAGGACCTTTACAAGCTAAAAAGTGAGAACATGAACATAGGCGGCCGGTTAAAACTATGTGTGGAGATGGGAAAATATTGGTGGTATGAAAAGCTAATCGCCAAGAATGCCGATATGATCATATTCCAAAGCAGATACGATCAAGGTTCTTTTCTATCGAGAAATGGTTCTGCCGGTGAAAAGTGCAGGATAATCGGTGGAAATATCTGTACACCGTGGTTTGCCGCAGAATTTTCTGGAGCAAACAAGAGCAGATCTCTTCGTAATATCCTTTATATCGGCAGCATCAACATGCGCAAGGGGATTCGCTTTTTGCTGGATGCCTTTGAATTGCTGTGTGCCGATAACAATGATCTTACACTGACTATAATCGGTTTCGGTCCCGATGAGGAGAAGTTACGAGATCGCGTTTTGCATTCTACCGCTCGCAAGCAGATTAATGTCGTGGGGAGATGCAGAGATCCCTTTCCCTACTTGCAGGACACGGATGTGCTGGTCGTCCCTTCATTGTTCGACAGCTATCCCAATGTCGTATTGGAGGCGATCTTCACGGAGACTGCGCTCCTCGCCTCACGAACCGGAGGCATTCCGGAGATGCTGGAATACGACGAGCTCCTATTCGAGCCCGGATCGGCCGTGGCGATTCAAACGCGAATAGAAGGGCTGTATGATGAAAAAGCCTTTTCCCGTAATAAGGCCTTGGTAAAAAAACTTCGAGCCAAATTTGAATTCGACTGGGTCGCGGAATTCGAGAAGCTCATATATGCTATTCTGTAA